The following nucleotide sequence is from Salvia splendens isolate huo1 chromosome 2, SspV2, whole genome shotgun sequence.
ACATCTCCCATACACCGAGATCATGGCATTGTACGTCCACAAATCCGGCTGACATCCATGCTCCTCCATGTCATTGAAGATCTTCACAGCCTCCTCCAAATTAGATTCCCGCGAGCATCCACTGATCAGAGTGTTGTACGTGATGATGTCTGGCCTTATCCCCGATCTCCTCACTTCACCAAGAAGCTCAATCCCCAAATTCGGAGCCATCGGCCCTGATCTAAGCCGCGCATTGATCAAGGTGTTGAAACTAACAAGGTCCGGCTCGCACCCTCGCTCACGCATCAAGTCCAGCAGCTCCTTAACCTTAAGAAACCGGCCATTTCTCGCATAAACTCCCATCATCGCGTTGTAAACTTGGACCGTATTCCCCACAGCCGATTCAGCTCGAGTGTACATCTCCACAGCTAAACCTTCTTGATTGGCTTTCCCAAGCACGGAGAGAATCGTGGCCAGCATCCTAGCATTCGGCGCATACCAATGGCGAAGATTCAACCACTCGTAAACCTCCAACGCCCTCTGCCAGCTCGACCGCCCCACCCCTTTCACAACGAAGCAGAAATCAGTCGGCGTCATCTGCACCATCTTCTCATCCAAAACATCCGCTACGAATTCATCCGATTTCAGCTCCAATATCCTATCCGTCAAGAACTGAACCCTCTTCCGCCAGTCCTTGGCCCTCTTCAACGCCAGCTTGTTCATTTTCTTCACTCTGTTCCTGCTAGGCCTTTCGTCGAACACCTCGTCTGCACCCGCAGACCCCCTTTCCTCGTCCACAATCTCATCTCTAACCTCGGGAATCGGCGTTTTCAAGTGAGGCCACCTCACAGACGGCGAGGCTCTGTAATAGGTGAATGCTGGCGCGGTTTCTTGCTCGTTTGTGGAAGTAGAAGTCGAGCAGCAAGAGAAGGAGGTGTCTTTTCTTTGCGTCTTTGAATTTCTGCTCGAGTTCAACGGCGGCGTAGCGAATCCCAGAATTCCGGTGCTTGCCATGTTTAACATGgaatttttgtttgatttacATGTGCTGTTGTTGGAGTGGAGACATATCAGTTTCAAGAAATGGAATTGAAGATTGTATTCAGCTCCTTTTTTGGGGTCAATTACATAATAAGAGAAGTTGAGGAGATGCTTCGAATATAGTAGGGAATTATCTGATTCAGTCACTACTCCATTTTTCAAGATGCCACACATTTTAAAGATTAAAAATTACTTAAATTCAATTCAACTTTGCAAAAATTTAACAATTCtaaaaaaatctaattatatttatttattaacaaGATGCCACACATTTTAGTATTCCATCCGTCCCACCTTAAGTGATCAACTTTCTATTTTGGATTGTctcatctcaagtgattgatttcatttttttagctaaaaacaaagCTTTAATcatatcttactttattccttctctcttattttattctatttttcttattttttttctctttatctctcttactttttcctctctcatactttactctctccactttaactcaatacatatcattttcttaattttcgtgtcgaaaagaaatccatcacatgagatgggaccgagggagtagtaatttttaataaaCAAAAGAGAAATGAAAGATAGAGAAAAGTGTTAGATATACTGATATTGGAATAAAGCTCCTCATTGAATACATTCTTAATTCTCAAATTTAACTAAGTAAAGTACTCCAtatgtcccattagaaatggaaggttttcctttttagattgtctcactaaaaatgaaacgtttttttaaaatggaaacaatttcctctctattttttcatctctcttcattaactcacaaaacaacactgcataaaatctcgtgctgaaaactaaatgtttcatatttattggaacggagggagtataatttaatgtCAAGTCACAAAAATAAACCTATAACTTTCAAAATTGTGAAGGATCCAAAAGCCACCACTCCGCTAGTTGTTGTTATAGATAATAAAAATGATCCAGTCTTTAGCATAATTTAAGGTTATATATCTTAAATACTCATTTAATAattcaaccaaaaaaaaaagaaaatgaggaaaatgaagagaaaataaatgaatactgaGGGGCCAAACTGTAATTTAAGTACAAAAGAGATTTCAATTTACCGTTCAATTTCGCGCGGTTGGAAAGCAGCTAAGCTATGGAATTGCAGCATATGAAGCTTCATAGACCTCACTCCCTCCTAAGTCTCCACAAATTTACACTCGTTCTTCCCCTCTTCTTCAAATTCAGCCGAAAATTCTCAAAACCCCTCTCATTAAGCTCCTCGGGAAGCAAATTAACGAAAGATTACGATCCAGAACTGTTTAATTTATCACGGAATGCTGTTTCCCAGCATTCAAATTTCAATTGTCAGGAGATTTCATGGGATACCTACAACGATATGCTGTGCGAAATGTGCGAGGAAGGAGAACTCGACTACGCCATGGCTCTGCTCTCTCAGATGGAGGCGCTGGGTTATCGCCCCAATTCGGCGTCGTATTCAAGTTTGATAGCTAGCCTCGGAGACGTCGGGAGGACGCTGGAGGCGGACGCGATATTCCAGGAAATGGTTATCTCGGGCGGTAGGCCGAAGATCGGGCTGTTGAATTTGATGCTCAGAAGCTGTTTGATGAAAGGCCTGTTAGATTTGTCTGACAAAGTTCTGCGCGCGATTGATGAAATGGGATTGGAGAGGAATCGTAGGACGTTTGAGGTCTTGATCGAATACTATGTCAGTGCAGGGCGCTTGAACGATACGTGGCTGGTGCTTGCTGAGATGAAGAGGAGAGGGTACCAGCCGAATTCGTATGTGTATAGTAAGATCATCGAGATTTATAGGGATAACGGGATGTGGAAGAAGGCGATGGGGGTTGTGGCAGAGATACGGGCGATGGGGATGGTGATGGATAGGAGGATATATGGTAGCATCGTTGACACTTTTGCGAGATATGGTGAGTTGGGAGATGCTTTGGAAGTGTTTGAGAAGATGCAAGAGGATTGCATAGAGCCGGATGTTAAAATATGGAATTCTTTGATCCAATGGCATTGTAAATTCGGAGAGACTGATGGTGCTGTGAGGTTGTTTGGTAGGATGCAGGAACAGGGGATTTATCCTGATCCGAAGATTTTCATGACGATCATCTCCCGTTTGGGGGAGCAGGGTAAGTGGGACGTGATAAGAAGAGTTTTCGAAAGTATGAAGGGGAAAGGACACCAGAGGAGTGGAGCCATCTACGCGGTTCTTGTTGATATATACGGGCAGTACGGGAAATCCCAAAATGCTGAGGATAGTGTAATGGCGCTGAAATTGGAAGGTGTTCAGCTTGATCCTAGCATGTTTTGTGTTCTGGCAAATGCTTATGCTCAGCAGGTTTCATTATCTTTTGCTCGTTCGTAGTTAATCTTTCATAATATGTGGGGTTTGTTGAGCTATATGTGGATTTAGTATTTAGTTATAAGGAAGCTTTGCTATTTAAGATTGTGTGGTGTCAAATGAGTCACATATTTCATGAATGGCTTTTAAAAAAGATGATCTTTGCGTGCTAGCAGATCAATCATACAATGAGAATAGAGCTTTTTTTgcttaatttgttgtttttgtaaaaaagCTATGATTTAGGATAAGATAATAGCTAGAATCTATACACGAACTTGGATATTTTGCGCTTTCTACCCCCTTAAAACAATCGGGGTTTGAGTGTTTTGTTACTTGTTTCCAACTTCATCTGCGCGTCTGTAAATAGTGATGGTGTGGTGTTTGTTTATCGGGGGTAATTATAGTTGAGTTGCAATATAATTTCAAGAACATATACATCAATTTGGATATTTCGCGCTTTCTACCTCTTTAAAAAATCAGGTTTTCACCGTcttgttattcttctttccaACTTCAATTGCACGTCTGCGAAAATATATGGTGATGACACTGAAATTCGGATGATTGCGGTTGTATGACTCTGATCTGAGTTGTGTGTCCTCGATACTCAGGGATTATGCGAACAAACTGTCAAGGTACTGCAGCTCATGGAGGCGGAGGGAATGGAAATGAACCTAATAATGCTGAACGTTTTGATCAACTCGTTTGCAGTTGCTGGACGGCATATCGAAGCGCTATCGGTCTACCACCACATGAGAGAGAGTGTGAGTTCACAAATTTTTGTATCTGTTGTATGATTAAGCTCTGATTTTTCCTTAAAATAACTGTGTTATTGTTGCTTGTGAAGGGTATCAGCCCTGATGTTGTGACATATAGTACTCTAATGAAAGCCTTTTTGTGGGCCAAGAAATTTGATCAGGTTAGCAATTTGTGATCCAAATAACAAACTATGTGTGTGTTTTCTCATTATATTCTTAAACTCAGAGATCAATCAGTTCACCGAAAGAGACTAATTTGACAGTGGCATCTCTCTCTGTCCCCAATAGGTCCCAAAGATATACAATGAAATGGAGGCTTCAGGATGCTCACCGGATAGAAAAGCCCGCGAAATGCTGAAATCGGCCCTGCTTGTTCTCGAACAAAGGCAATCGTAGTGCGAGCTCGTTCGCCTGGATTCTTCCAGACACACCAGACATCACACTTGAGGGGGCTACGATTAGTTATACACCCTTGTTCCATAGAAGTATTTAAGATGATTGATGGATGTATATAggttgttgtttttgtttgattttatggAATCAACATCGGTATGGGtgcttttttccatttttttcatttttattaatatatatgagTTTAATTAGAATAAccatttaataaatttaatgaaattagtattttaattaagtaatggtAACAGTGACTCAGACGCCCTGTCTTGGGCGTCAAAATTTTTGTAATCCTTGTGGATGATGGTCTCAGGTTGGAATTTATTGACTTGCAGATAACATAATTTATCGTCATTAGATTTTTAGGCATCTTGTGGATTGAATAATGTCACATAGAATATTGTTAGAACTAGTAGTTACTATACTAGATTGTGACAGATTTAACTCTTATCTTCCTAAAGTAGTAATCAGCATCAAAATAATTCAGCATGAAAAGTGACAGAAATGAACGGAGAGAAACTAACTTCGTACacaaaaaaagacaaaaaaaggCCAAAGCATATATTCACAAGAAAGAGATAACATCATAACATCAAAGaaattatctctctctctcacacacacctACTAAAGCAGTATTATCTCCAGCACTTTAGGTTAAAAACAcagcttttttttattaataatagatGGAAGATAGAATCTAGCTATGCCACTCATGGCTGGACGGGAGGCTTTTCCAGGTCCTCGAGAGGGCGGAAGAATGCCTTCTCCTCCAACACCGAGCCCCCGTCCGATGTACCTTCAGCGCTGCTGCCCGGACGCAGGTTCTCATCCGTTGCAGGCCCGAACACCCCCGTCTTAGGGTGAGGAGCCCAGTACTCGTCTGGCTGAGGTGGGATCACATTGTCCGGGACCACAGTCGAGTTCACATTCTCCTCCGGGTTCTTGTCATATGCTGAAGCTTGCACACTCCTGTTGTATACATACATTGTGCAAGatatgcaaataattaaagatttaGTTGAAATTATTCCATGCTGCATAATATGATTGTCACGTGATAAACAATATGCAATTTGGGACAAGATTCATCTCCAATTCGACGATTATTTCACTCATTTTACCCCTAATTAtgggatgaaattttttttttaaagaattaGCATTCAAGAACAAGAACATAGTTCAAAATAattgttgagaaaaccgggtaattttctctcaaatagtgaaatgaaccgattcagtaatttcagagttaacccactggggtctactcgataaaattacttctccaaataaattctttggaaagactggcgaggacactgtccctcttaaataccagattcctaacagaatttatcagtcggtgtatttatcacaatataaaaacacccaaaagaaccgtacaaaacactactaccaaacccgcaaataatattgaatacaatactactacagaaaataaacccagaaataaatgcggaacaaaatagataataaagaaagaacacacccggaactttgataacggagttcggccaaattgcctacgtctccgagcaccctctgcagagcccacttatatatttaaatggagAAGAGTACAATTTGGGATAATTTACAAAGTGGGGGGTGAGCTCCTTTTATAGGCAGCCACACCCCCAAACAATTATCaacccaccgatgtgggatttggattttggcaaatttcaacaaatctccaccttgacaaAATTTCAAATCCCACCGAACACAAATCTTCTCCACCAAAACAAACGACTCGCGGTGCTTTCATATTGGCGCAGTCAAGCGCCAGCTCCAAATCGCAGAATATTAACCAAGTCcaaacaatgttcaaacttgCCTCTCGTCACCACCTTGGTCAAcatatctgcaggattctcCAAAGTTGGAACCTTTCTGATGACAACTTCCTCTTCTTCGAGAATTTCCCGCACAAAATGATAgcgaacatcaatgtgcttcgtccttgcatgaaagacctgattctttgctaaatgaatagcactctggctgtcagaatatacttcaagttgtttctgaccaacacccaattctttcagcaacccatGAAGCCAAATCGCCTCCTTCACAGCTTCAGTAATGGCCATGTACTCTGCCTCTGTTGTAGACAAAGCTACCGTTGACTGCAAGGTAGACTTCCAACT
It contains:
- the LOC121767486 gene encoding pentatricopeptide repeat-containing protein CRP1, chloroplastic-like, whose product is MELQHMKLHRPHSLLSLHKFTLVLPLFFKFSRKFSKPLSLSSSGSKLTKDYDPELFNLSRNAVSQHSNFNCQEISWDTYNDMLCEMCEEGELDYAMALLSQMEALGYRPNSASYSSLIASLGDVGRTLEADAIFQEMVISGGRPKIGLLNLMLRSCLMKGLLDLSDKVLRAIDEMGLERNRRTFEVLIEYYVSAGRLNDTWLVLAEMKRRGYQPNSYVYSKIIEIYRDNGMWKKAMGVVAEIRAMGMVMDRRIYGSIVDTFARYGELGDALEVFEKMQEDCIEPDVKIWNSLIQWHCKFGETDGAVRLFGRMQEQGIYPDPKIFMTIISRLGEQGKWDVIRRVFESMKGKGHQRSGAIYAVLVDIYGQYGKSQNAEDSVMALKLEGVQLDPSMFCVLANAYAQQGLCEQTVKVLQLMEAEGMEMNLIMLNVLINSFAVAGRHIEALSVYHHMRESGISPDVVTYSTLMKAFLWAKKFDQVPKIYNEMEASGCSPDRKAREMLKSALLVLEQRQS